One window of the Triticum dicoccoides isolate Atlit2015 ecotype Zavitan chromosome 3B, WEW_v2.0, whole genome shotgun sequence genome contains the following:
- the LOC119280284 gene encoding uncharacterized protein LOC119280284 has product MHSSLPDLPPELVREICGRLHDVADFVRFHAVCKSWRDSYHPVTAHQFLPWLLAPSMVDDDSLKLRCVFSNMSYRAPPLPPISRTNGQMNWVANANGTAIRYFTASPDGLTFHDPLAGELMTHMPPFPNEGVDGRLGENPSGIIYSDGTMLLYSKHYSSEQNTTEFKAALLRPGDNEWTFVKRTLESPYYGEFCVAYHARKILVTVKSDLWHVVTTPSAAANCNQVRIPNLSWMPHEDDGYYYEYGYVLESRGELMWVSLHIKKDYPDMSRTSIRDLEHAFLMSVHMLGEAIKGPEKLRWVRKVGQSLADRVLFLGWPNSFAVDASRLGVTGGFTYFLFYDNHPLRRRSGVFRYNLIDNAAKFIEWLPQGWDNEMCTWVVPQPTIAPIHQGRATIPRSNNMIHIQRCYGPPFEVLVRNLSPTTKSSQLEQLFNKYGRVSSANVMYYKKTKTSRGIGLVTIAMMHVCLEDALAALDGLVLDGRRVEVISVNGMQLQ; this is encoded by the coding sequence ATGCACTCGTCATTGCCGGATCTGCCACCGGAATTGGTCCGCGAGATCTGCGGCCGCCTGCACGACGTCGCCGACTTCGTCCGCTTCCATGCCGTTTGTAAGTCATGGCGCGATTCATACCATCCAGTGACGGCCCATCAGTTCCTGCCGTGGCTCCTTGCGCCTAGTATGGTGGACGACGACTCCCTCAAACTCAGATGTGTCTTCTCCAACATGAGCTACCGCGCCCCGCCGCTGCCGCCAATATCTCGCACCAACGGCCAGATGAACTGGGTCGCCAATGCTAACGGCACCGCCATCCGCTACTTCACTGCTTCCCCCGACGGGCTGACCTTCCATGACCCTCTCGCCGGAGAGCTCATGACCCACATGCCTCCGTTCCCAAATGAGGGGGTCGATGGACGGTTGGGGGAGAATCCCAGTGGCATCATTTACAGCGATGGTACCATGCTTTTGTACAGCAAGCATTACAGCAGCGAACAAAACACCACCGAGTTCAAGGCGGCGCTCCTGCGTCCCGGGGACAATGAGTGGACCTTTGTCAAAAGGACCCTCGAATCCCCCTACTATGGAGAGTTTTGTGTTGCGTATCACGCTAGGAAGATCCTTGTGACCGTGAAGAGCGACCTCTGGCACGTCGTGACAACACCATCCGCTGCCGCGAACTGCAACCAAGTGAGGATCCCCAATTTGTCGTGGATGCCACACGAGGATGATGGTTACTACTATGAGTACGGTTATGTGCTCGAGTCCCGTGGCGAGCTTATGTGGGTGTCGCTGCACATCAAGAAGGATTACCCAGACATGAGTAGGACAAGCATCCGTGACCTAGAACATGCGTTCTTGATGTCCGTGCACATGCTTGGGGAGGCCATTAAGGGACCGGAGAAGTTGCGGTGGGTGAGGAAGGTTGGTCAGAGCCTGGCTGACCGTGTCCTATTTCTGGGGTGGCCCAATAGTTTTGCCGTGGACGCGTCGAGGCTAGGCGTGACCGGCGGATTCACCTACTTCTTGTTCTATGACAACCACCCTCTACGTAGGCGAAGTGGTGTGTTCAGGTACAACCTCATCGACAACGCGGCCAAGTTCATTGAGTGGCTACCCCAAGGATGGGACAACGAGATGTGCACATGGGTCGTCCCCCAGCCCACCATTGCTCCAATCCACCAGGGTCGAGCAACTATTCCAAGAAGCAATAACATGATTCACATCCAAAGATGCTACGGCCCTCCTTTTGAGGTGTTGGTGCGCAACCTATCTCCCACAACGAAGAGCTCTCAGCTGGAACAGTTGTTCAACAAGTACGGCAGGGTGTCGAGCGCCAATGTGATGTACTACAAGAAGACCAAGACCTCACGGGGCATCGGCCTCGTCACGATCGCGATGATGCACGTCTGTCTAGAAGATGCACTTGCCGCCCTGGATGGGTTGGTTTTAGATGGACGCAGGGTCGAGGTTATCTCGGTCAACGGCATGCAACTACAATGA